The following are encoded in a window of Methylocystis rosea genomic DNA:
- a CDS encoding GNAT family N-acetyltransferase, which yields MNLEDIVIRRMSKSELDRALDWAAAEGWNPGLYDAESFYAVDPKGFFIAERAGEPRGCVCAVAYDESFGYVGLFIVRPAHRGQGVGLRLLDVALQHVQGRNVGLDAAIDLQQTYARYGFSFAYRNIRHRCVGGGEAPPDLTELADVPFDEIVRYDQTVFPTSRPNFLSRWIAQPRSAALAVVKQGRLAGYGVLRACRDGYKIGPLFADDSQIADALFQGLCARAARAPVFLDTPEANAAAIALAQRRRMTAVFDTARMYTKGTPPGRIDRCYGVTTFELG from the coding sequence ATGAACTTGGAAGACATCGTCATTCGCCGAATGTCCAAGAGCGAACTTGATCGCGCGCTCGATTGGGCCGCGGCCGAGGGCTGGAATCCCGGACTGTATGACGCGGAGAGTTTCTACGCCGTCGATCCGAAAGGGTTCTTTATCGCCGAACGCGCGGGCGAGCCTCGTGGCTGCGTCTGCGCCGTCGCCTATGACGAGTCATTCGGCTATGTCGGGCTCTTCATCGTTCGTCCGGCTCATCGTGGACAGGGCGTCGGCCTTCGGCTCTTGGACGTCGCACTGCAGCACGTGCAGGGCCGCAATGTCGGGCTCGACGCCGCGATCGACCTTCAGCAGACTTATGCGCGCTACGGATTCAGTTTCGCCTATCGCAACATACGTCATCGATGCGTGGGCGGCGGCGAAGCGCCACCCGACCTGACGGAATTGGCTGACGTCCCCTTCGACGAGATTGTGCGTTATGACCAAACGGTCTTTCCGACGTCGCGACCAAATTTTCTTTCGCGCTGGATCGCGCAGCCGCGCAGCGCCGCGCTCGCCGTGGTGAAGCAAGGGCGACTCGCCGGCTATGGCGTGCTGCGCGCGTGTCGCGACGGCTACAAGATCGGGCCGCTGTTCGCGGATGATTCGCAAATCGCCGACGCGCTGTTTCAAGGCTTATGCGCGCGAGCCGCGCGTGCGCCGGTGTTTCTCGATACGCCCGAAGCAAACGCCGCCGCCATCGCGCTGGCGCAGCGACGCCGGATGACCGCCGTGTTCGACACCGCGCGCATGTATACGAAAGGCACGCCGCCGGGACGCATCGACCGCTGCTACGGCGTCACGACCTTCGAACTCGGCTGA
- a CDS encoding ribose-phosphate diphosphokinase, which translates to MRGRDCYVVFTLNGDDVASSADKLCKLLFFIGALKDAGAQRVTAVAPYLCFARKDRRTKPRDPVTTRYVAQLFEALGTDRVVCVDVHNIAAFQNAFRCETVHLDAQALFARHVLANIGDRPVAVVSPDLGGEKRAELFRLRLERMLKRPVAKAFMDKYRSEGHVAGDIFAGDVKDRTAIIIDDLIAGGGTVARTAAACRANGAAHVWVAATHGVFSEKAASALKSAPIDRLIITDTTPLQPSMAAALGDRLMVVSVAGLLAEAIRRLHANASITQLLEDRP; encoded by the coding sequence GTGCGCGGCCGCGACTGTTACGTCGTTTTCACCCTAAATGGCGACGATGTCGCGAGCAGCGCCGACAAGCTCTGCAAACTGCTGTTCTTCATCGGCGCGCTGAAGGACGCGGGCGCTCAGCGCGTCACCGCCGTCGCGCCCTATCTGTGCTTCGCGCGCAAGGACAGGCGCACCAAGCCCCGCGATCCGGTCACCACGCGCTATGTCGCGCAGCTGTTTGAAGCGCTTGGGACGGACCGTGTGGTCTGCGTCGACGTACACAACATCGCCGCTTTTCAGAACGCCTTTCGTTGCGAGACGGTTCACCTTGACGCTCAGGCTCTGTTTGCGCGTCATGTCCTGGCCAATATCGGGGACAGGCCTGTCGCCGTCGTCTCTCCTGATCTTGGCGGCGAAAAACGCGCGGAGCTTTTTCGCTTGCGGCTCGAACGCATGCTGAAGCGGCCCGTGGCCAAGGCCTTCATGGATAAATACCGAAGCGAGGGCCACGTCGCTGGCGATATTTTCGCGGGCGACGTCAAGGATCGCACCGCGATCATCATCGACGACCTCATCGCCGGCGGGGGCACGGTGGCGCGCACCGCTGCGGCCTGCCGCGCCAATGGCGCGGCGCATGTCTGGGTCGCCGCGACCCACGGCGTCTTTTCCGAAAAGGCGGCGTCCGCGCTGAAGAGCGCGCCGATCGACCGGCTCATCATCACCGATACAACGCCGCTGCAACCGTCCATGGCGGCCGCGCTTGGCGATCGGTTGATGGTGGTCAGCGTCGCCGGTCTCCTGGCCGAGGCGATCAGACGCCTGCACGCAAATGCTTCGATCACGCAGCTTCTGGAGGACCGGCCCTAG
- a CDS encoding dienelactone hydrolase family protein has protein sequence MTRDFTTADVAIGPHRLEGSLYLPQSPQGLVIFAHGSGSSRFSPRNRYVAERLVAQGFACLLFDLLTAEEGEFRRNVFDIELLGARVGEAIDWVRDSDMARLPIGLFGASTGAAAALVAAADEPRVAAVVSRGGRPDLAGDALRRVQAPTLLIVGGLDYGVIELNRSAQQLLRCRNRLDIVPGATHLFEEPGTLESVVERATSWFVENLCAPQA, from the coding sequence ATGACGCGCGACTTCACGACCGCCGACGTCGCAATCGGCCCCCATCGATTGGAGGGATCGCTGTACTTGCCTCAGTCGCCACAGGGCCTTGTCATTTTCGCGCATGGCAGCGGCTCCTCGCGCTTCAGTCCGCGCAACAGATATGTCGCCGAGCGACTCGTCGCGCAGGGATTCGCCTGTTTGCTGTTCGACCTCCTCACCGCCGAGGAAGGCGAATTCCGACGCAACGTCTTCGACATTGAACTGCTCGGCGCGCGCGTCGGCGAAGCGATCGACTGGGTGAGGGACAGCGATATGGCTCGCTTGCCCATCGGGCTGTTCGGGGCGAGCACAGGCGCCGCAGCGGCGCTCGTCGCCGCGGCCGACGAACCACGCGTCGCCGCCGTCGTCTCGCGCGGCGGTCGGCCAGATCTTGCAGGCGACGCGCTGCGGCGGGTTCAAGCGCCGACATTGCTGATCGTCGGGGGATTGGACTATGGCGTGATTGAACTTAATCGCAGCGCGCAGCAGCTGCTCAGATGCCGGAACCGTCTCGACATCGTCCCCGGCGCCACCCATCTCTTCGAGGAGCCTGGCACATTGGAGAGCGTCGTCGAGCGCGCGACCAGCTGGTTTGTCGAGAATCTTTGCGCGCCTCAGGCGTGA
- a CDS encoding phosphoribosyltransferase — MSFYDRTDAGRRLAAELEKFKGEDVVVFALPRGGAPVAEPIAILLKAPLDLVLVRKIGVPFQPELAMGAVADGGAPIIVRNEDVIAMANVSEQEFEEVCARELEEIERRRQLYLGGRERPEAKGRIAIVVDDGVATGATTRAALRAVRARAPKKLVLAVPVAPPDTLESLSAEVDEIVCLETHRAFGAIGFFYRDFRQISDGEVIEILDRCATKAGGASSATF; from the coding sequence ATGTCCTTTTACGACCGAACCGACGCTGGACGTCGCCTTGCCGCCGAGCTTGAGAAATTCAAGGGCGAGGATGTTGTCGTCTTCGCCCTGCCGCGTGGCGGCGCGCCTGTCGCGGAGCCGATCGCGATTTTGCTGAAGGCGCCTCTCGATCTCGTGCTCGTCAGGAAAATTGGCGTGCCCTTCCAGCCGGAGCTGGCGATGGGCGCCGTGGCGGATGGCGGCGCGCCGATCATCGTGCGCAATGAGGACGTGATCGCCATGGCGAATGTGAGCGAACAAGAATTTGAGGAGGTGTGCGCGCGCGAGCTTGAGGAGATCGAGAGGCGCCGGCAGCTCTATCTTGGAGGCCGTGAACGACCGGAGGCGAAAGGGCGCATCGCCATCGTTGTCGACGACGGCGTCGCCACCGGCGCGACGACGCGCGCGGCCTTGCGCGCCGTCCGCGCGCGTGCGCCCAAAAAGCTTGTGCTGGCTGTGCCGGTCGCGCCTCCAGATACGCTGGAGTCTCTTAGCGCTGAAGTCGATGAGATTGTCTGTCTTGAGACGCATCGCGCCTTCGGCGCGATCGGCTTTTTCTACCGGGATTTTCGCCAGATCAGCGATGGTGAAGTGATCGAGATTCTTGATCGATGCGCCACGAAGGCCGGGGGCGCGTCGAGCGCGACGTTCTGA
- a CDS encoding L,D-transpeptidase: MRQNSGSIIFAALLFTAAPAQAFDSPINRGPLADFLNVFREQAIPRQAVYWRHPEFKRGTVVISTKDRRLYYVLGDRRAIEYGVGVGRMGFTWSGVKTISRKREWPDWSPPPQMLKRRPDLPRHMAGGMENPLGARALYLGSSQYRIHGSNEPDTIGAAVSSGCIRMTNKDVVDLYSRVKVGTKVVVLN, from the coding sequence ATGCGCCAAAACAGCGGATCGATTATTTTTGCCGCGCTTCTCTTCACGGCGGCCCCGGCGCAGGCGTTCGACAGCCCGATCAATCGCGGTCCGCTCGCCGACTTCCTCAATGTGTTTCGCGAGCAGGCGATACCGCGGCAGGCCGTCTATTGGCGCCATCCGGAATTCAAGCGCGGCACGGTCGTCATCTCGACCAAAGACCGTCGGCTCTATTACGTGCTTGGCGATCGACGCGCGATTGAATATGGCGTCGGCGTCGGCCGAATGGGCTTCACCTGGTCCGGCGTGAAAACGATTTCGCGCAAGCGCGAGTGGCCGGACTGGAGCCCGCCGCCGCAGATGCTCAAGCGCAGACCGGATTTGCCGCGCCATATGGCCGGCGGCATGGAAAATCCGCTTGGCGCGCGCGCGCTCTACCTCGGCTCAAGCCAATATCGCATTCATGGCTCCAACGAGCCGGACACGATCGGCGCCGCCGTGTCATCGGGCTGCATCCGCATGACCAACAAGGACGTCGTCGATCTCTACAGTCGCGTGAAGGTCGGGACGAAAGTCGTCGTGCTCAATTAA